ctaaatattgttcttgaacatagtttattataattattttttctttagatCTTAGTAATGTCAACATGTCAAATCTGTGGTGGCAAACTGAATGCACCGTTTAATTCTGATGACTGGTCAATGCATGAAATGtggaattttgtattaactgAAAATAATCTTCCTTTAGTACTGAAACCACCTATGTTCATATGTGTAACTTGTAAAGGACACATTTCTAGAACAAATCCTGGTTTCCCAACTATGGAATTGCCACGTTTACGGGAATATATCCTTATAAAGTAAgacttattttatagaaatgtatttatttatattattatattaaacttggtTAAATTTCAGCAATGAAATTCGCTTAAAATTATATGGGGAATCACAGTTTAACTTGTTCAATATATGTCGAGGATCAACAAATGTCTCATCTCCCATTGTTGTTTCTAATATTCAAGAAGGAAAAGAATGCACTCGTTCAACAAAAGTTAAGTTTTTTGATCCCTCGATaactattacaaattataattctgAAACTTACAGTAAAGAAATATCATCAGGTTGTAGAAAAAAAGAAACAGAATGCATAATTGTGGACTCGGATGATGATACGAGTTTAGATTCTGACTGTAAGTTAATAAAgtctaaatttgaattaaaaccagatcatgaaataaaaatggataaaaatgatacaaaatCAATAACTAGctctttattaataaatgaagCTGAACAAAATTTGTGTACACCTATATTAGAATTAAAAGATAAAGGacttgatattattttacatgaaGAAGAATATTTTAAGACACATGATAATTCATTTCACAATTTATGTGAAGTTGACAATATAGAAATTGTTGAAAACGAGTCAGGGATTATTAGTTCCCATCAAGGTGATagtgaaatagaaaataatcaaAACGAGCTAAATTCTCATGCTATATGTAGTGTTGCCCAAGATAGAAGTAGCATGGATCTAAAGGAAGGTAATCAATGTATAaacgaaataaatacaattcataaagCTGTTTATTTAAATGAGACTGACAATAGTATGAATTCATGTATTGCAGCAGTCGAATCACCTAATGCAATAGTGAATCCTGTttcaataaaaagaaaacaaagcAATGTTATATGCGATACAATTTCTAATAAAGATGCGAAGAAacaaatactgaatgaaaaatACAGTTCCTATGATAATAATTCCACAGATGATAATATTACCAAATCctacagaaataaaaatattgctcaTCCAAGTATAAATTCACCAAGTATTTTGATTATGACTtctaattgtaaaaatatatattaataaaaatctcattttattgttgtttaagATCTGTCAATTGATGTGAATGAAGATATTCAATTAAATACTAATGTGCCATCAATTCATATAGAAGAGGATTACAGTTTGGACTTAAGTTGTGTAAGTCCACTGTAATTTAGacgtacattaaaaaatattccatatttttgcAGTAAGGAAAAATCTTCTAGAAAAAGACatgtaaaaaatgttctattagataattaatatatctGATTCTGAAATTATAGTCTGTGATACTAACATGTTTTTAGGTTCTGAAATATTTTCTGATACTGACAGTGAAGAAATATTAACAGATTATAACATAAAAGAAACAGACTATATAGTTGTAGCCTCAGATGACAATTTGAGTTTAGATTCCGACTGTGAATTAGTAAAGTCTGAATTGGAAATAAAACCAAAacgttaaatataaatgaattgtaaatttgtattcaataatgaaaaatcactAGATGGTAAAATTACATTGAATaatgaaaatgcatattattctaTTGCTTATTAACATTGGAAAATTATACAACCTATTAGATAGACAGTGTGAAGGATTCAAATTGTGAAATGGTGCCTGATGCTGAAACTGAATCAGATAGTGATGAGCAGGGCCTGGAACTTGATGAcctaaaaatcttaaaatgttaaaatgttaaaatgacttataaacatcaaaacataacttaaaaaatgaaaataccaaaaaattaacagaaataccaaaaattagtttataatgagttaaaatttttaaaaatttaagttttacaataattacgttttatacaattcatgggtcatattattaatatattaatattaatattaattgtatttattattggttctagctctttaaaaatgttaactttttgatatttttcaaatatcattgtaaaaatatagtaggagccttgtattaaattttcaagcttttttacccagcaaataaagttttattgacatccatagaaaaaaatacttataaaattggaaactgaaaatgttcctaaacagttcaaaacaaatcaaaatattttgaaaattttatcgtgtatagaaaatgcaaatataaacaaccagtgaaaatgtcatgtatatatgttcatttgttttagagttacaccaaaaaccaaaatcgattttccaaaaacagattttgcgtgaaaattcccgtttttccataatttttcttttgtttgtcacggcgtttttgaaaactactgggaaatttttacttttgaccccctaaagtaccaactagattcactttcctatcagaaaagatactgttgaagaaaatctaagccattttactgtcctaaaaggtgatgacagacaaaaaaaaaaacacacacacatcattgtaaaataaatacgttcATCAtcccactcagaatctaaatcgtacaaaaatgaataaaatgcactaaaaataccataaaatgaccataaagaaataaatttcctaaaaatccaaaaaatccaaaataaaaattgtaccatTAGATTCTAGATTCCAAGAATCAAATTTCTGTAAAGACGATCCTCGTATGTAGgcattagaataaaatatgcaaatgcatcaATATAACCGGgctaaataataaagtattatctaccaacaaaattaatgttaaaaaaggATCAGATAGTAAAATACTATTGGATGGTGAAAAAGTTGAAATTGTGTCTAAGAGTGAGAATAGAAAGGCAAAATGTGAAATTGAACCTTCTGGTTATAAGAaatccaaaaaatgtataactatattcgataattaaaagaaatttattaataaaaacttttctaccttaaaaattgtattcaatgttaaaaaagGGGTCagattgtaaaatgttattggATGGTGAAAAAGTCGTATGATATTGAGCCTGAGAGTAAAAATGGaaagataaattatatgattGTATCTAAAGATGAAGTTAAATCTTCTGGTAATAAAGAATCCCAATGTACGAATTATTTTTGAGAACTATGACCATTGTTTTTAATCATGCATAAATTCTATTTAACAAATTCctctatattacacattttttttgttcctTATGAGACTTTGTTATATGGACTTTGTTATAATcactcaaaaaattatattttcagataAACAATAATGCAGACATGCTTCTGTATCTGAAGAAAAACTCTCAATTGTTAAACAACCGGGAACTGGTTGTTTCTGAAACAGCCGATGAATTTTCTAAAGACTATTTAAAAGAACAAGAAACAACTTTATACAATTGTTTTGGTGACACTAAAGACAGTATTGATGCCTCAAAGCCGTTTACACATCCATCATCACATCTACATCAGTACAGCAATCAATTATCATCTGATTATATTGAACCACTTATAATCAAAGATATCATGACTACTTCTAGTTCACCAACCCAGAGTAATTCAATCGCTTcaccaaaacaaatttttgcTGCCAACGAGGGTGTAGGAAGTAAATTTAACAACATCAGAACTaaacaattattacctttatgtAATTCAGTATctaaatcacaaaataatataatatcaactaatAGTGGATCTAAAGTTCCAAACCATTTATTAACATACACAAAGCCATTACTAACCAGTCGTATTCCTTACTTGCCAGATGATAATCAAGATTTGACACATTTAATGCTACCTAATCTAACTAAAAATGATATTCAATTCccaatttgtattaaaaaaaaaaacagttagtAAAAGTAAAGTTTTATTACCACAAATATGTAAACTAAAGAGCAGAAACAGCAGTGAAATTTATCAACTAAGCAAACAAAACCTCCAGTTCTCTATGACCTAACCTCATCGGACActccataaaaatgtatattgatataattccaCTAAGTATACGGgtgattattttatgtttatcggTTATCCTTAAACACtcgttatttcaaaaagtataaatgttttttttaaaactttatttctaatttttaaaaacaacatttttatagaatatattgtcttttaaatatttttctcttaAACATTCTTGGAGTTTTTACTTTGAATTACAACacacagttttaatttcatatttcaaagcagaatatttttctaattatgcaataactatattttcagaaatattaatactttttgaataatgagTGTCTTGTGTTGAATGAATCACCCAGTATTATCAAAAAACTAACACAATaactagtattattaaatattgaataataaattgcaaattatattgtaaaacttTCTTTtggataacaattattttacttgtatttAATTGCTGACtgattatatatactttttaaattattaagtgcctaccaaataagataaataaatagacttaacttcaaacattaaaatattaataataaaaattgcatatacgatttgtatagtttttaatCTTGAATCAATTttgttctttataatatttgatacaacaaattaaaatataataatattataatttttttatataaattatgttatatactatttatgtaggtacctagttgtaatcctaaattatttttgaagtagaataaatgtaagtatatttttattatatttcttttttaaggtaaacggtcactttgtacggtccattgttcaaaatgtataacgcagacactttgtacggtcgggtAAAAAGGTACATTGCAAAACGCTgacactttgtactattatatacataaagtatatatattataaatataagttatatacctaagttagcaagtaaataatactatatattatatatgacaaaTTTTACTAAGTTTTTGGACGGTTTTGCGAGCAATACAATTGGATGAATGTGGCAATAGACTTCATAAGAGACAAAAATCCTATACTGCTggcaataataaactattgaatTTATGTAACAAAGATCAAAAaaaggaaataacaaatatggaatttttaaattccgtatattatacatgtagtttttaaagatttttttaaatattaaagaatggacatcttatattttatagatcgttaattttgacgaattatttccatattataggtaaaaaattatattttatttgtcattatgacatatttatactgtacacatttttaatttgctttaaactaatatctaatattataatacaattaagatttataataatattattgattgtttGATTATCttgatcattattaatatacgatgaaaaaatttactttttatttttagtttttctattttaataatttacattataatttataatattatatatacttactacttaggtatataacttatatttataatatatatactttatgtatataatagtacaaagtgtccgcgttcgtcaatgtacctttttacccgaccgtacaaagtgtccgcgtttcGCACTTTTAATGCtcgaccgtacaaagtgacctAGAACCCTTTTTTAATGCTGacaactaattttaaaaaggtAGACTGTAAACAAATTAgtactatattgttatcattattcgtTAGTATCAAACATTTTTCGGTATCATACTGCTATGGAGGtagaattgattaaattaattatgataaaaccatataggtttataataggACAATGGATAAAACCATGTCAAAGTTATGCTGATAAACATTCAAGAAAATGAGAATGGGCCACTTCATAACTTTACTTCACCTCTTTCTTCTTATACTAtgtcctaataatattattatatatttttaatatttctataaatgtaatcatcattaataatagttaattattattaactttactataagtattacactattacggTACGtaggtttaattttttatgtagacatggcatttattatattgttaatatttaattattataatagtgtttatagtatatattttgtatcatactattattatagtattgttgtaattttaaattaataccacTATTACAGTagaattatgtaaatatatgaattaagtagattagtggaaaagtgtTGAAACTGAGTtagcaacaaaaatataaatttcaaattttatagaattgtggaaaattttgaaaatcggtATCGAACCCCTTAAGCGGCCTTCATATTACTGGATTCTAAGGAACATTTTATAGGTAACTTCTTATACATTTGGCAATCAGTCTTGTCATCATATTAGTCGTAaacccacctttttttgttttagaaactgagcggagcgataaatatattgattttacaatgatatgtgtttttgttttaaatttttttattttgtatttttgtgtctgtcgtcacctaCTGGGGCAGTAAATATGCTTCGTTTTTCTTCAAGAGTAACTTATTTGAAGGGAAACTAAATTTAGTTGTAGAATTGGGATGGTCAAAactcccagtagttttcaattttggtttttggtgtaactctaaaacaaataactgtagataaatGCAATTATCACTGATtgcttatattatcattttttatacaccataacattttttaaatatttgaagttgttttgagctgtttacctaccttttcagttttaaattcttttttctataaatgtcaataaaattgtattcgttattagatcaaaaagcttgaaaatgtaatacaaggctcttaataaactgttacaatgacagttaaaatattaaaaatacagtcacaattttttttataagaatttaaagtttgaGTTTGGACAAAATACGTCGAAactgtgcaaattattttgagttgaaaatacataaaagtttttatttttaaaaattttaaccaaGAATCgtaataagtttgtctaccttttatatttatcaaggAAAGtcgaattaaatttgtatgtgtgtttgaagttgaattttttaaaacatgtgATATTTACTAGATTTCTCGTGTGGcgattttcttaatttaaaaacaaataactgtaataCATGAAAAtgtcactaaatgtttatattattattttctaattattattataattttgaaaacattttaactctTTATGAGCTATTTACAGATATtgtttgatttcatttttttttagtcaacaGTCTAactgtcaataacattttatttgttgggtaaaaatgcttgaaaattgtatacataattgtatataatacaagtaaaattaacgtatagatatatatgaaattttcactgttTGTTAACATTTGCATTTTCTATCCAcgataaatttttcaaaatattttgatttgtattacTGTTTAGGAATTTTCAGTTTcctattttattagtctttttttttatgaatgtcaataaaactttatttgtaggttaaaaaaacttgaaaatttaatacaaggcccctactatattgttactgtggcatttggaaaatattaaatatccttggataccgttttttttataatcattttaagttcaaatattgacaaaatacggaaaaattacgaaaattagcaaattattttgagttgagaattcataaaaatttttatttttaaatctaagattttaaaatgtaatacaagattcctcataagtttgtctacttttatcaaaaaaaaaaagtctacaagcaaatcaaattaaatttttatgatcgaTTGAAGTTcatatattcactcgatttgtcatgtagcgatttcgttattttgttgtaatttaaaaacgaataactgtagggtacatgaaaatttcattgaatgtttatattttcatttcctgtacaccatacaattttgaaaatattttgatttgtttttagctgtttgttttcggtttttaattttttctataattgtcaattaaattttatttgttgggtaaaaatgcatgaaaatttaatacaaggctcctgatatattattacaatagtagttgaaaaatattaaaaatacataagcagaatttttttaaaaaagcattttaagttcaaattttgacaaaatgtaccaaatttaaaatttaatatttattttgtagttaaaaatttacaaaatgttcaacttttatagctaaggattgaaaatttaaaacaaggcccTACGTAaatgggttatatataaattactttattcacaatcatatatcattcaatatatttattaatatcaatgactgactgaccgtcttcactcagaattctttttcatatacaataatataatatcattgaattaaaatttaacaccatccattacagtgacctacttgcccactttttttagttaaatgttattatattatttgaattaaaacaattattaagatATTGGAATATTTGGacaaattatatattctttaataaattatatagatattatgttgattattttaGTGCCCCTtagtaaaaataagtattaaaaaactattacaaTTTTTCCAATAGTCAATTTTACTACTAGATTTATATATGTagttttactaatatatttaaatagttttactactatatttaaatagttttgactattaaaaattattaacttataagtttattatttacatcttatagtccttaatttttgtttattatcttCCAAATGTGTAAGTTAGTTCTTTATATTGAAAAGTATTCTTGATGTCTGTTCACTATAACTTTTAAgactttataactattaatatctataagttattaatttttgaataatatttcttaaatatgtatgtaaggttagtatactaaataattgttttcaagtGCAGAAGTTGATATATTACTTTTAAGGCAAGTACAGTGGCGTATAAATATGTCTCAACCtttgtaatagttttaataaatttagtttagtCAAAAGtgttttaacattaaattatgctttattgtaaaattaaaatctaaaactaatgaataaaaaacattgaaacatgaaaataataaatttagtaaagttgtagttagtaataaatgatttttaatttattatatcctaAAGGTAATCCAGTCATTCTTGAAATAAACGGCTCAACGACCTGCAAACCTCCCCGACTTTCCCTCATAAAAGGTCCTGTCAATTGGGAAAAATTCTCCACCATCTTAGAAGATAACACAAACTTAAAAATCTCTAAAAAACACCAGCGAAATTGAAATAGCGTCCCAAGACTTTGTCAACTCAATAAAAGCAGCGATTTCCAACTCATCTTATACTCCTAATCCAAATAAACCACCAAACTCAAACCAATACGATTTACCTCTCAACATAAAAGCTCTAATTATAGAAAAGCGTCGTGCACGCTCACGTTGGCAACACACTAGACTACCATCTGacaaaaaaagatacaatcACCTGTCCAAtaccataaaaacaaaaattcgaATCCACAAATCTGAGTTATTCAAACACAAATACAAATCCTTATGTTCTAAAGATGGATCCTTATGGAGAAccaccaaaaatattttaaaaataaaagatcaaCATTTCCATTTAAAAAAAGCAGATGGTACCTACTATTGTTTGTGAAATCACTTCTTGTTCAACTGTTTCTAAATTTTGTTCGGTATCTGGCACTATAGATTCTTCAACGAAACTATCGTTTTCTAAGTTATCTATATGTGAACTATTCAAATTGCTTTCCATTTTTTTGTGTTGCAACACGTAATCGGAGAGAAACAACATATTATCAAACAAATACCATTTTCTTTTTCTTGATGATGCTCCGTACCCAGatggcaattttttttgttcacgcAGCTGCcttgaaaattaatttcgaAGCGTGGTCCATTTTGCCTTGCATTCATTAGCTGTAATTAATCAACAAATTGGAtactaattacaatacaaatttgtatttatattttgttttatttaatttttttaatgtttttagttatttggCAACGGGAGAGCGATTTAAACGTCTTCATTACCAATTTCGCCTAGGTGCTACGACAATAGGATTGATAACTAATGAAGTATGTACTGCTATATGGAAATTATTATCACCCATTTATTTGTCAACGCCTAGAGAAGAAGACTggattaaaatttcaaatgagTTCGATAAAATTTGGAATTTTCCTAATTGCACAGGAGCAATTGATGGTAAGCACATTGCTATTCAATGTCCACCATGTGCTGGT
This genomic window from Metopolophium dirhodum isolate CAU chromosome 1, ASM1992520v1, whole genome shotgun sequence contains:
- the LOC132935128 gene encoding uncharacterized protein LOC132935128 isoform X3; translation: MDNRHISNTAKASTEGILNNCTEPNVSRATDNLFRNEKDFDALVNTIKTENYSLFRDESSDSEDSVSIASIDNKNEKQQDQMCELASTSYEKDVNVSESNSQELTVKNLLDGKIVRLHRSSLSTALPIINTLSPKSGPHICLECCFKCRMVFRVLDRPLHIRRIRSIDKQNEFLKIEPSLFVDSCLCEFCWKYLEKSYKYIKSKNRKEDLCSEKKLRLLEGSVKKNVSRNHQARRCSIHLCPRLYSHKMSVNECEHLKKLFLTFESCNLVFVQSRKQSRDFLKFPFCLCKIHNAMILVMSTCQICGGKLNAPFNSDDWSMHEMWNFVLTENNLPLVLKPPMFICVTCKGHISRTNPGFPTMELPRLREYILINNEIRLKLYGESQFNLFNICRGSTNVSSPIVVSNIQEGKECTRSTKVKFFDPSITITNYNSETYSKEISSGCRKKETECIIVDSDDDTSLDSDCKLIKSKFELKPDHEIKMDKNDTKSITSSLLINEAEQNLCTPILELKDKGLDIILHEEEYFKTHDNSFHNLCEVDNIEIVENESGIISSHQGDSEIENNQNELNSHAICSVAQDRSSMDLKEAVESPNAIVNPVSIKRKQSNVICDTISNKDAKKQILNEKYSSYDNNSTDDNITKSYRNKNIAHPNLSIDVNEDIQLNTNVPSIHIEEDYSLDLSCINNNADMLLYLKKNSQLLNNRELVVSETADEFSKDYLKEQETTLYNCFGDTKDSIDASKPFTHPSSHLHQYSNQLSSDYIEPLIIKDIMTTSSSPTQSNSIASPKQIFAANEGVGSKFNNIRTKQLLPLCNSVSKSQNNIISTNSGSKVPNHLLTYTKPLLTSRIPYLPDDNQDLTHLMLPNLTKNDIQFPICIKKKNS
- the LOC132935128 gene encoding uncharacterized protein LOC132935128 isoform X1, with protein sequence MDNRHISNTAKASTEGILNNCTEPNVSRATDNLFRNEKDFDALVNTIKTENYSLFRDESSDSEDSVSIASIDNKNEKQQDQMCELASTSYEKDVNVSESNSQELTVKNLLDGKIVRLHRSSLSTALPIINTLSPKSGPHICLECCFKCRMVFRVLDRPLHIRRIRSIDKQNEFLKIEPSLFVDSCLCEFCWKYLEKSYKYIKSKNRKEDLCSEKKLRLLEGSVKKNVSRNHQARRCSIHLCPRLYSHKMSVNECEHLKKLFLTFESCNLVFVQSRKQSRDFLKFPFCLCKIHNAMILVMSTCQICGGKLNAPFNSDDWSMHEMWNFVLTENNLPLVLKPPMFICVTCKGHISRTNPGFPTMELPRLREYILINNEIRLKLYGESQFNLFNICRGSTNVSSPIVVSNIQEGKECTRSTKVKFFDPSITITNYNSETYSKEISSGCRKKETECIIVDSDDDTSLDSDCKLIKSKFELKPDHEIKMDKNDTKSITSSLLINEAEQNLCTPILELKDKGLDIILHEEEYFKTHDNSFHNLCEVDNIEIVENESGIISSHQGDSEIENNQNELNSHAICSVAQDRSSMDLKEAVESPNAIVNPVSIKRKQSNVICDTISNKDAKKQILNEKYSSYDNNSTDDNITKSYRNKNIAHPSINSPNLSIDVNEDIQLNTNVPSIHIEEDYSLDLSCINNNADMLLYLKKNSQLLNNRELVVSETADEFSKDYLKEQETTLYNCFGDTKDSIDASKPFTHPSSHLHQYSNQLSSDYIEPLIIKDIMTTSSSPTQSNSIASPKQIFAANEGVGSKFNNIRTKQLLPLCNSVSKSQNNIISTNSGSKVPNHLLTYTKPLLTSRIPYLPDDNQDLTHLMLPNLTKNDIQFPICIKKKNS
- the LOC132935128 gene encoding uncharacterized protein LOC132935128 isoform X2, coding for MDNRHISNTAKASTEGILNNCTEPNVSRATDNLFRNEKDFDALVNTIKTENYSLFRDESSDSEDSVSIASIDNKNEKQQDQMCELASTSYEKDVNVSESNSQELTVKNLLDGKIVRLHRSSLSTALPIINTLSPKSGPHICLECCFKCRMVFRVLDRPLHIRRIRSIDKQNEFLKIEPSLFVDSCLCEFCWKYLEKSYKYIKSKNRKEDLCSEKKLRLLEGSVKKNVSRNHQARRCSIHLCPRLYSHKMSVNECEHLKKLFLTFESCNLVFVQSRKQSRDFLKFPFCLCKIHNAMILVMSTCQICGGKLNAPFNSDDWSMHEMWNFVLTENNLPLVLKPPMFICVTCKGHISRTNPGFPTMELPRLREYILINNEIRLKLYGESQFNLFNICRGSTNVSSPIVVSNIQEGKECTRSTKVKFFDPSITITNYNSETYSKEISSGCRKKETECIIVDSDDDTSLDSDCKLIKSKFELKPDHEIKMDKNDTKSITSSLLINEAEQNLCTPILELKDKGLDIILHEEEYFKTHDNSFHNLCEVDNIEIVENESGIISSHQGDSEIENNQNELNSHAICSVAQDRSSMDLKEVESPNAIVNPVSIKRKQSNVICDTISNKDAKKQILNEKYSSYDNNSTDDNITKSYRNKNIAHPSINSPNLSIDVNEDIQLNTNVPSIHIEEDYSLDLSCINNNADMLLYLKKNSQLLNNRELVVSETADEFSKDYLKEQETTLYNCFGDTKDSIDASKPFTHPSSHLHQYSNQLSSDYIEPLIIKDIMTTSSSPTQSNSIASPKQIFAANEGVGSKFNNIRTKQLLPLCNSVSKSQNNIISTNSGSKVPNHLLTYTKPLLTSRIPYLPDDNQDLTHLMLPNLTKNDIQFPICIKKKNS